In a single window of the Arachis hypogaea cultivar Tifrunner chromosome 6, arahy.Tifrunner.gnm2.J5K5, whole genome shotgun sequence genome:
- the LOC112696897 gene encoding protein NETWORKED 3C encodes MENNDHESWSSAHIYKSQWLQTTISDLDEKLEAMMTILEGGSNSPNHEHRDYKWREDFMCMLEEFGQSYRALAIAHNQLKCKISDGTYKTSENDVFHSRSLLSSGISKSPLKGSDINFDCTNTNSVSNKQEGEYHEFLSADSCSMKLKPELEGRDTETEEGMTDLSINRNDSMKIGDSEINLEDPSMVEFKCDNKWSAMEFQIAKLTKDNVNQFIELARRNDEKRETIRRLHLEVEDLKRKNRVLLFSSRYSNANLERHEAWISNPGGSNIGKLFRGCSP; translated from the exons ATGGAAAATAATGATCATGAATCTTGGAGTTCTGCACATATCTACAAGTCTCAATGGCTTCAAACAACCATATCag ATTTGGATGAGAAATTGGAAGCCATGATGACCATTTTAGAGGGTGGCAGCAACTCTCCAAACCACGAACACAGAGATTATAAATGGAGAGAAGACTTCATGTGCATGCTTGAAGAATTTGGCCAGTCTTACCGCGCTTTAGCAATAGCACATAACCAACTCAAGTGCAAAATATCTGATGGTACCTATAAAACCTCTGAAAATGATGTCTTTCATTCAAGATCTTTATTATCTTCTGGTATATCAAAATCTCCCCTAAAGGGTTCTGATATCAATTTTGATTGTACCAATACAAATTCTGTATCAAATAAGCAAGAAGGTGAATACCATGAGTTTTTATCAGCTGACTCATGCAGCATGAAACTTAAACCAGAGCTTGAAGGTAGAGACACTGAAACAGAAGAAGGAATGACTGATCTCTCTATCAATAGAAATGATTCTATGAAGATTGGTGATTCGGAAATAAACCTCGAAGATCCATCAATGGTGGAATTTAAATGCGACAATAAGTGGTCGGCAATGGAGTTTCAAATTGCGAAGCTTACAAAAGATAATGTGAACCAATTTATAGAGTTGGCCAGAAGAAATGACGAAAAGAGAGAAACCATAAGAAGGCTTCACTTGGAGGTGGAAGATTTGAAGCGTAAGAACAGGGTCCTGCTGTTTTCTTCAAGGTACTCCAATGCTAATTTAGAACGCCATGAAGCGTGGATATCAAACCCAGGAGGAAGTAACATAGGCAAACTCTTCAGAGGTTGCTCTCCATGA